The Gossypium hirsutum isolate 1008001.06 chromosome D02, Gossypium_hirsutum_v2.1, whole genome shotgun sequence region atacaattaagctctagtaattgcaattatgtcaaTAAGCATCCTTCTaataatttgcaattacttaatcatggagtcagtccacaataaGTAGTATAATTGAATActtcttattgtatactctttatgaaaacaattcatccaactgttttgtccaatgacctcgtcatgtgtgtgttaccctcatatgatatccttgattccattaagttaaatccgttcactcaaaacaatcttattttatctcattgtcaccattgtgtcttcttaatgattaatacgatcattgtcaacaaatgactgttaTAAATTGCTcatttgagaacaagcaacccgttgccacgttccatatttatcaatctacacaatgccaatgaaagatatcattaactctttaattgagctatggaTTTCATcattgctagtaaagtcatgtcatacacaagtcatgtacccaacatactagcTATtgactcgatcatctttagagcataagcctccacttatatcaaagtacatgagttacatacgcatggttagtgactaactcaagatttaggtaaatcacatcattaatgtcacaagtgaattaatttataaacaaattcaaaattaattcatcttgggtccagtccaatgtatcattcagTCAATAAATACatcatgtctctacccgtggagtcaactgctctgatagccaagactagccatctcctcaattggaactGTAGACaatataataatccttctcagtatttgagtcaaatgctcactttgattcttttatggaaTTATggacttgtttagattatctactaaagtaagttatctttctggcaatgtaaacattcttacaatgccacttatcatcaatttgaacttagacaatcaattaactaatatttgtttttcacaatttcgctatgcgtgcaaaatatgaaagacaaaaatacaaaagacataatagtgaaatgtgaaatttatttattcattgttcaaatacatagaaaactaCTACATATTtgctacaatatgggcacatttcccaacaggTGGCCATGTGACCTTATCTTAAGGAACGATTTTGCCCCGATTCACTTGTAAAATAACACACACCTGGATGAGCCACCAGTGTTGCAGGTTAATACGCTACTAGATGGTTGTGAATACACAACATAAATGTAGATGAGAGCTGTCAGATGGTTGTGAATACACAAGATAAATGTAGATGAGAGCTACCAGAAAgtatgtggataaaccaccaaagTTGCAGATTATTAATTTACTAGAACTTCTTCCTATTCAAAGCGTCTCACCCTATTCAATGCAATATGACATACTTATAACAAATCAAAATGGGAGTGAATAATATGCTTATAATAGATCGGTATGGCAACGACAACATGCCCCTAACTAAATATTATAGCAGCATATGACCTACTCACATGGTTTTGGTTTAATGGTATCAGAAGGCATGTTGCAAGTACATTCACAAATTAAGATGCAATAGATTTATATATTGTTCATATATCATgcatataataatttaatcaatCAGATCATGGTTCTAGCATTAATCATATAAGCAGAGACTCAATTGAATAAACAAAGCACTAAAATAGTTCGGGAACCATTCAACTAAAATAGTTCGGGAAccattcaaggactaaattgcacaaatacataaaattctaggaaaaactataaaatctaaaaaatagggaACATGCGGCCGTGTGATCAAACTATGTAGGAAGCCTCGGACCGTGTGGCTAGGTTGTGTAACAGACTGAGGTCAtatgaaaattgtaaaattaagcTACAGgggagacacaaccgtgtggcagGTCGTATGAAGGGTCTTAGGTCATGTGAGAATAGAATATCTTAGGGTTTCAGGGGAACATGGCCATGTGAAAGGCTGTGTAGTCCACACGGGTggcccacatgcttgtgtggcccTATCCTGAGGCACGATTTTGCCCTGATTCACTTGTAAAATAACACACACTTGTCTCCGAGATCTCAAACGTTGTTCCTTGTGCTTAGATATGGTTTTAGGTACCTAAATCGAGTCTGATTCTTGGCAATAATTATGAACGTTTGTATTGGTGACTATGAATTTGATCAGGAAACGAGTTGGAATGGAGAATAGTATTTGATTCGggatcaaaaataaattttaacagtgatgataaaaatattttgcaAAGAAAAATAAAGGCTAAATACCTAgggttttcaaattttaagtGGATGGATAGCAAATTTACCCCTTTTATCGAGAATAAAAAGGAAATGGGGGAGAATGGAATGACTTGAACTTGGTATTACAAGGAAGTAAGTAGAATGCTTAACCATTAGGCTACTACCCACACTTGTTAAGTTTTCACTCTAAATTGTACATAGTCTAATGTGGTTTTCATCCTAGGTTgctgaaaataaaaaggaaagaaaatggaAGGGGTGGATAGAACCTAGGATCTTTAGGGAGTGCACTAACTAAATAAACATCAAAACTAAGTCATTTCTTGGTTATTTATTTCATCCAACCCAatatattttggggtgttacagaatatgTAATTAAAGGTATGTTAGTAATGTAAgaaatgataaaatgataatttagtgattagtgaattttatgaaactaaggattaaattataaagagtgaaaaattatttatttgtcatTAATTTATAATAGAATAGATGTAGTAGCATAGTGAAATTGTTGTAGAGATGACtaaatttaatagtttaaaatttgatatgTGGATAAACgtttaaataaaatgttaagtgttagtaaataaagtgaaaagtgatattgaaatgttttattagtgaaatgatttttcatgaatctaaggactaaattgtaaaatgttcaaAACATACTATGTGAGTTAAAATAgtggaataaaatatttaaatgaagtGTTGTATGAAAGTATAGTGCTTAATGAAAGTAAATTGAAATCGTGTAAACTATTGTGAATATGTGATATGTTTGTGTTACGTGAATTTATGAAATGAAAGTATATTGTATGTGTTTATATGATTCAAAGAGATTGTGCAAAATGACAATTGTGTGTTTCAGTGAATTACGTGCAAACtaaaaaatgtgttttaaagtgatatatgtgatatgtCAAGTATGTTTTATGAAAGTGAATATGTGAAAGTGTGAAATGATCATATTATGTATATGCTTATGCGATTTAAAATGAACGAATAAagtgttatgtgaataaatgccTTAGTGAGCTCAAaggatatatgatatgtgataatGAAATGATTTTTGGAGTTGAGAGGAGTTGAGGGGTTCGGATGGAAACCGGCCTGGTGTAGCTCGAGGGGGTTGAAGGGGATTAGGAGAAGAGAAATGGGTTATGTAATATGTTTAATGGAGTTTTGTATATTTTCTGGAGTTTTGTTATTAGAGTTCCGCTATAGGCCAGTAGTTTTATTTTGGCTTGGAGGTCTAGAGTATATCGAAATACCATATGTTAAAATTGATTGAAACTCCTCTGAGACTCACTAAAGACTACAAAAATGATATGTGAAACTAAAGGTGCGTGTATATGTgtaataatatgtgaaaataaagataaaagtgaacaTGTGAATTAAGTggtaaaagatatatatagattaagtgtttatgttatgtttgtgaAATGAGAGAAAGATTTTGATATGTGAATGTGAGAGTTAATTAGTGATAATATATGTTGGAGTTAAGACtataagttatatatttaatttaaatgattttatgttttggaaaaaaattttaagtatattagtcaaaaaactatgtgaataaatgttattaaaaatatttaaattgtatttatatatataaatggtaaGATTGGATTCAATTGAGTACTTATTAAACTATTCACATAGCTTAACACGTTTCTTTTAAACGCGTGGGTGATAGATAAGTTTTGAAAAGAATCAAAGATTGCTACTTTAGTTCAAATATATCACTCCTCAAGCTTCAAGTTCAAGCCTTATGGTACATATATTTTGGACTTTAGTTTGGTATGTACTTAGGCTTATGAGTAAAAAAATGTGAATTATGTATGAATAATAATGTTTTGTGTTTAAGTTACCTCGATTATAATGAAACAAGAATATATGTAAGTGGTGAGTTGGAttaggtgaggggtgttacagttactcTCGATTCCCATTAACCTAGGCAAAACTTATTAAGTTTTGCTTACATAAGAGTTATAATCTATTCACTTTTCTATAAAGTAAAGCTAAAAATCAACATATGATGATAGTTCCATAAGTAATTTGACTTGATCCGCAAGAAACCAATCTTTAAGCCTTCAATTTTAACTCAATTGGTCTTCATGTTTTAGGCTTTACTTGTCCAATATCATCAAAAACAAATACATcaatgtttttgttttaaaatttgtctaCTCTTCAAAAGGATAAGTATGACCATGAAATGGTGTCTGAAGTTGTAACCACTATTTTAGCCACAGAAACAACCACAAAATAAACATTGgtatcaaattaattaataactTAAATACTATAGATGAatagattttatatataatacCTATGAATAAGAAATGTATACATATGTTTTAAGTCCCCACTTCTGCTTTTTATAATTCTATGATAGAAGGAAACATGTGTCATTTTTGTTAACATTTCTTTTTGAAAATGTAAAACATCGAAAAAAAATATGTtcgataaaatattttaaaaataatttttggaagatgaaaataaaacatatgaacatcaaaatataagttgttttcattgaaaatgtTTTGCAAAATTGAAAGGTTGAAAATAAcagatttaaacttaaaaaaattaactttagtttaaatttatataaacacaaaaatatttttttaacaatttttaaatattaaatttgcgACCTTAAGTTCAAAtccatataattttaatattttattttattttatttctcatgtttctgttatataaaaatagatgtcaaacatatttttcatgttttcattattgaaaacaaaaatttatttctatttaccaaacacatttaatataaaattaaatttttttttaaatgaaaataaaaaatattttcataaattaaatgGAACCTTAATAAACAAtacttaaattaaaatgaaattatgcattaaataataaaaatgtacttttattaaataaaataaacataaaaagcaTTATACATTTTAACTTTCAGgtgaaagtttaaaaaaattttgactaaaaaatATCAATTGTGACATTTTAATTGGGATATTAGGAGTATTATATTCTGACAAGATGCAATTAGAAGGTTACTCTATGGTACTGATATAATCTATACTTGTCCAAATCCGATTTAATTTAGAATATGGGTGTTAAATTTTGTCCAAATCCATccctatttgtaaattttaaacccattcatattttaaacctaataatctagaatttttttttttgtaaaaccaATGCATACTTTATTTCTGTTTTACGGTCCATAAATATTAATCCTTTCAGGGTTTATGGTCTCTTCTCCCAACAAAGTTGTCTATAGGGTTCAAACGTGAGTTTTCTTCCTGTCCTTAGAAGTACAATATACTTTAACACTGCGCCCAACACTTgttagtaaatataaataatttaccataatTTTTACTGtatacattataatattatagattattatagattaattttttctatgatataaattacataatatataatataaaatagctaacaaccaaaaaaaaaaagtaagtggTTAAACTTTTGTGTTCGCATCTTAAGCTTCAAGGTTCGAGTCTTGTTGTCAACATCTCTTTCTTTCTATTGTAATGTAAGCTTGGATTGTAAAATTGCTTATCAATAAAATGATGGTTTAAATATGTTAAAGATTTTCGTactctttcaaaatttaaaatttagtccttatatttttttgtcGTTAAGATAGTTGATTTGGCTGTTATAAGAAAAGGTAAAATAACTCTTTTACCCCTCATTATTTATAGTTTTGAGTCAATTTGGTCCTTACTcattaaaaatacataaacaattacaaaaaaagttgttttaaaagttaattgtgttctttttgtattttcaaaaaaacatttaaaaaatatgaaaatttaaaaattctttaaaattaaaaataaatttaaatttaaataatttaaaaatatatgaaaaattctaaaaagtgTTATACTTAAACCATCTATGGTTGGTGCCAAGTCTGggtctaaattttttttcaagtccAGGCCCACCCAAAAAGCCCATTTTCATcgttcaaaattaataaaatataaaatattttttatattaatatttttttaatttaatttatttttaaaaatattttttattatttaaattgagttCAGGTCAACCTGACCCAATTAGGGACATAAAAGACATTGTCCAAGCCCAACCCCAAGTTAGGTCGGGCCGAGCTTGCTTGACCCATGGATAGTCCATGAAGTTTGACCATTATTATATAAACTAAGTAAAGTAAAGTAAAGGGATCATAAATGAAATTGAACCATTATAATATAATGAAGAAACTGAAATTTGaccattattatataataaattttagcGTAGCATAGAGACCGAAACTGAAGTTTGATCATTATCATATAAACTAAGTAAAGTCAAGGGATCATAAATGAAATTGAACCATTATAATATAATGAAGAAAATGCAGgacacatatataatatatagacATGGATAAATTTCAAATTGAAGGctattttgttaaaatgaaaaaaggaGCATGGTGTCCACGTGTCATTAGGAggttccttttatatatatatatattcatcaattcaGCAGGAAGCCAGGCGGGCTTGCAGGACTTGAAGTCCGTTGATGGAAGAATGAGTGTGAGAAAAATAACTACCATTTCTGGTTTTTCTGGatttataaatacaaatttacAAAATTCAGTTATGTTTAAGGACAAGTCAACATTGAATTCATGATATGTATGAGAACATAAAAAGTCAAAACAAGCCACAACTTGAGTATTCAAATTTTGGCataaaaggaagaaagaaagaagagatatGAGATGACTTCTTCAGACAATTGCGGCTCCCATCAGCCCGCACAAACCTACCCAATGCAATTTAGGTACTTGCATTTGTATTCACAAAAGAACAGAAGGAAAAGAGAGATATGAGTGAATAACAAGACCGCGTCTGCAATCTGCCAACCACTACGATTCCATAAAGATGAAGTCAAATGAGATTACATAATTGGGTGAGCCACTCCCCCATTATCATTTTCTATTCTGCAATTTGACTTTCCTATTTCTATATTAATCATGCTCTTTTTTAcctttcaatttctaatttacaATCATTACCAGATTGTTAAATCTTGGAATCCTCTTCCTTCACTTCAATTTCCAATTAActgtcttctttttttattttcacatctATATTTTACTCAATCAATTGTTCTGAAAGGGTAAACAAccacttttctttttcattaattatGCTTTTTTAGATATAAAGTTAAAATCTTAAATTAGGGTAAATAGTCACTCTATTTTCTAATACAAATGATGacatttttaaaatagaaaatgttgcagatattatttaaaaagaaaggaaaaaaaattataacttagAAATCTAATATTTAACATTTGAAAAACCTTATTTCAGTATATTTGTAAAGATTTGATCAATTCAAAATGTTTTAGCATTTATTTgatcattttgaaaattttgattctcATATGAGTAATTCTCAAAACATTTGGACCCAATTTGAGTATATTTAATGAGAGAATATATGTTCGAATCTTGGAGAAAACATTGTTTTGAAAGATAACCATAAACTTCGAACATAAATTGTAAAACTAATATGAATGATAATAAACAaatgttgagttttttttttaaatcaaaatccaAGCCTAGTTTTgtaaaattgaaaatagaattagGGTTAGTTTAGCATAACTTTTGAAAATGCTGTgaaaaaatgcttttgaaaagtctGATTTAAGATTTAAAAAGTGTTACTGAGAAATAAAATGCTCATTTTAGACAttgtattataaattaaccaatatgcatttaaataatgttcaaaccAGTTAATATTATGATACTTTAgcatgaatataaaaaataatttattctaacttattaatattttaatatatgaaatataaattttaaatattttaagtaattactattaattgtttataaaatttaattagaatatataaatcatattttaaatattaatacatttatattattttaaaaaataatactgcGGAATAATGAGTTTCTTCTTTTTCggtagcaaaaaaaaaagaaaggaaaaataattaaacactcaaaaataCTTTTGGGGGAAGACAAgctaaaaaatttaattctttcgTTTGGCTAAAAgtaattttgaaaagtaaaaaaatcgAGATATGCTTTTCCACGTCATTGCTAAACATAGCTTTAATcgataataaatttaatgaagtTTGGATTTGAGTAAGATCCTATACAACATAAGTtggaaaatatttgaaattgagaaataattgaaaaacaaataggaaattgaaagaaaaagaaaatataagtgTGGGCGGCCAGTGAGGGACCGAATGGAAACCGAGCAACCACTCTTTTGAAAGTGTCAACGCCTAGTTTACCAAATCCAAAAAAgcaaaaactaaagaaaaaccaatggaataaaatatttcatttcatttctccAAACTAACCACATCGATACATTTATTCTCTTCTCATCCTTTTCCTCCACCATCCCAACTCTTTCATGGCTGTCATGTTTCAGACATTGATTTCTCTCAACCTGTTGGTTGTGTTTTTCATCTCTGTCTTACCTTTCTCTTCTTCCCAATCTTCTCCTCAAAATATTGAAGTTTTCTTCCCTACTCAAACTCCACCGCCTACCCCTCAACCCATCTCACCGCCACCCCCACTAAGACCACCAGAGTCACCACCGCCAATCCCACcaccatcatcatcttcatcttctGGGGATGACGACAATAGTACTATTGCAAAGGCAGTGGCTGCGACAGCCGGAAGCACTATTGTTATTGCCGCAGTATTCTTCTTTTGCATCAGAAGATATGTTCTTGCTCAGCGCAAAAGCGAGAGAGTTGGGAATAGTTCCCAAGGAGGTCAGCCGAGGGTTCCACCAGATGAGTTCGCTAGAGTTAATGGCAACATAAAGGGTTTAATTGTAGATGAAAACGGTTTGGATGTTCTTTATTGGAGACAGCTTCAGAACGGAGATAACAAAATTGAGTTCCGCCAAGAGGTTCTgcatgttccaaaggatgaagAAGAAGGTGGTGGTGGAATGGTTAGAAAAGGAAGTCGAAGCAAGAAGGTAGAGCCTGCCAATGAAATTCCTTTGCTTCGTGGGAAATCTTCGACATCCCACGTTCCACCTCCTGATGATGATGATTCAAGTGAAAATATGGGTCCTTTAACTCCTCCACCTTCCTCTCATGGGATTGTGTTAAAAGCTGTCGAGAAAATGGAAGCTCCGCTTCAATCAAAATTTGTGCCTCCACCACCTCCATTACGGATTCAAAGCAATAAAAGTCCAGTGACACCTCAGCCTCCACCTCCACCGCCTCCACCTTATAGAACTCCACCGCCACCGGTTCCAGCGAAAGGCCCTGCCCCACCACCACCGCCACCTTTTAATAGAGTGGGTGGTTCAACTACGTCCTCTAAACCTCCGCCAGCAGCCAGAGATAAGTCCAGTACGGGTAAACCAGGGGAGTCTTCTGGAGATGGTGAGAATAATCAGGTGAAATTGAAGCCATTGCACTGGGATAAGGTGAACAAGAAAAATGCTGATCATTCCATGGTGTGGGACAAAATCAATGGCGGGTCTTTTAAGTAAGTTTTCAGTTTCATTATTTCTCGAACACTTAAGCCAACTTTGTTCTTTTCTGAACAAAaagcaatgtttttttttttaaatactgatTATATCTCTCTTTTTTCAATTGATTCTTCAGGTTCGATGATGATCTTATGGAAGCTTTATTTGGATATGTAGCAACAAATAGGAAATCCCCTACTGGTGATAGTAGCTCAAAGAACACACAGAGTGTTAACAATGGCTCACCATCACAAATCATGGTTCTGGACGCTCGAAAATCACAGAACATAGCAATTGTGCTCAAATCTCTAGCTCTCTCTCGTAGAGAACTCCTTGATGCCCTCAATGAAGGCCAAGGTCTTGAAGCAGATACTCTTGAAAAGCTCTTGAGAATTGCCCCCACTGAAGAAGAACAGTCCCAAATCCTTGATTTTGATGGTGATCCAACAAGACTTGCTGATGCTGATTCCTTTTTGTTTCACATTTTAAAAGCTCTTCCCTCAGCCTTCACGCGCCTTAATGCCATGCAGTTTAGATCAAACTATGACTTGGAAATTCTCCACATGAAGGAGTCTTTACAAGCTCTAGAATTAGGGTGCAAGGAGCTTCGTTCTCAACGACTGTTTATGAAACTCCTCGAAGCAATACTCAAGGCCGGCAATCGCATGAATGCCGGAACTGCCAGAGGCAATGCTCAAGCCTTTAACCTTATGTCACTGCTTAAGCTCTCAGACGTTAAAAGCACCGATGGAAAGACTACTCTACTTCACTTTGTGGTGGAAGAAGTAGTCCGGTCTGAGGGAAAGAAATGCTTTATCAGCAGAAGTCATAGCCTGACCCGCAGCAGCAGCCGAAGCAGCAGTAGCATCTCTGGCAATTCGACATCAAAAGAGGATAGAGAGAAGGAATATGTAACGCTGGGATTACCAGTGGTAGGAGGCCTCAGTGCTGAGTTCACCAACGTGAAGAAAGCAGCCGCCAtagatttcaaaatattttcagGCACTTGCTCGGCTCTTGCTGCTCGTGTAGCAGAAATCAAGCAGCTTGTATTGCAATGTATGGCTGATGGAAAAGGGGGATTCGTGCAAGAAATGAAAGGGTTTATCGAAGATGCCGAAGAGGAACTGAAGGTTATAAAAGAAGAGCAAAAAAGAGTGATGGATGTTGTAAAAAGAACAACAGAGTATTATCAAGCAGGGGCTTCTAAGGATCCTTTCCAAGTATTCGTTATAGTTAAGGACTTCCTAGCCATGGTCGACCAAGTCTGCGTCGAAATAGCTAGGAACCAACAAAGGAGGAAGTCATCAACTGCAAATTATGGATCACAATCACCAAATTCACAAGAATCAAGAACCAAGATGAGGTTCCCGGTTTTGCCAGCAAATTTCATGGCAGACAAGTCCAGGAACAATTCTAGCAATTCGGACGCAGATTCATGAACATGAGCAGATATTCATCGGAAAGGCAATGTACATAGACATCATACGAAAGATGTAGATTTGGAACaagtatagaaaatttgtttttttGAATTCTTCCATTTGTTTTGTACTAACTTTTGATCAAGTGGTAAATAAAATTGGAATCCGATTTTTCTGATTTGAGCTTGTTCCATTGAGTGAGCACTGGAAAAGATCATGCATTGCTGAAAGTGATATTAGATTATGCAATCTGTCAGGAAATGGTTTATGATAGGTTTAAGCAATGGATTATAGATAAATCTAATATATGCACATTGAGACTCAGTGCAGCAGAAGAACACTGATTTTGATAGGGAAAATTCTACCATTAGCCAAAGTTTCACAAAAAATTAGTGCCAACATTCACAGTTTCTTCTTCGTGACTaccaagaaaaggaaaagaaaaaatgttaCATCATCTTTTGAATGGGTATCTGTTGATGATTTTaatggaaaatgaaaataataataacaatgacCGAGTATTCCATTGCACATTGCTTATAAGTATAGGTTTGAGACTCTGTCGCATTGTGTCTTGCAAGTAGACACGCAATAACAGCCATCACACCTTTTTGCTTGTGAGTTGGGCAGTTTTACCCCCTCATACAAGAACAAGCAATTAGAAAGGATAGCTATTGTCCTGTATGACAAGTTGTCGTTCTCAAATAAGAAGAATGTGTCTTCCTTAAATGAAAGCACCAGGAAATGTTTCTGAACGAAGGCTATTATTTTGTTAGTACAAAGGAGTCCCCAGCTTGGGATAGGGGAAAGAGTTGTAAATGATTGGATTCAAACCTCTAAACATGTTGAACATCACCTCTTAAGAATGATTGCATGAACCAATTAAGCTGAACACCAGTTTCGAATCTAGGTGATTATGCCTATCTAAAATACAGACATACATATTACAACTTGCCCTTGCAGTCTTCTCAAACAGGACACCTTAACCGTCATAACCCAAAGTTTCAAGCAATATGCCATATTTATTAAATCCAATCCAAACTACCCTAATTATAATAACGAAATGAATCCaatgaaaagtaaaaaattttaggCAAGAAAATGAGAAGTTGAACTAACTATGACTTACTATGCAATTTCTAAAGTGTTATTTAATCGATACAAGTGCCAAACTTTGATGTTCGGTAATGAAAATAGACAGCGATGGTGCCAACCCACCACTTTAATTTTTCACTTAATCATTTCATTTTAATCATTCCTTTTGTTTGGTGCGTGTCAAAAAACATTATATGACATCATCTCATCATGACTAATCTCTATATCTCATGTCTATATTTCAGTGGAAGAATATCAAAGGAATACATTGCCATTTGTGTCACTTATTAGTTCCCAGATTGGTTGCTAAATGCTAAATCTCCCATCAATTATCAAATGATAGCGAGTTCTAGTTTTTTtcgttcttt contains the following coding sequences:
- the LOC107909612 gene encoding formin-like protein 4 — translated: MAVMFQTLISLNLLVVFFISVLPFSSSQSSPQNIEVFFPTQTPPPTPQPISPPPPLRPPESPPPIPPPSSSSSSGDDDNSTIAKAVAATAGSTIVIAAVFFFCIRRYVLAQRKSERVGNSSQGGQPRVPPDEFARVNGNIKGLIVDENGLDVLYWRQLQNGDNKIEFRQEVLHVPKDEEEGGGGMVRKGSRSKKVEPANEIPLLRGKSSTSHVPPPDDDDSSENMGPLTPPPSSHGIVLKAVEKMEAPLQSKFVPPPPPLRIQSNKSPVTPQPPPPPPPPYRTPPPPVPAKGPAPPPPPPFNRVGGSTTSSKPPPAARDKSSTGKPGESSGDGENNQVKLKPLHWDKVNKKNADHSMVWDKINGGSFKFDDDLMEALFGYVATNRKSPTGDSSSKNTQSVNNGSPSQIMVLDARKSQNIAIVLKSLALSRRELLDALNEGQGLEADTLEKLLRIAPTEEEQSQILDFDGDPTRLADADSFLFHILKALPSAFTRLNAMQFRSNYDLEILHMKESLQALELGCKELRSQRLFMKLLEAILKAGNRMNAGTARGNAQAFNLMSLLKLSDVKSTDGKTTLLHFVVEEVVRSEGKKCFISRSHSLTRSSSRSSSSISGNSTSKEDREKEYVTLGLPVVGGLSAEFTNVKKAAAIDFKIFSGTCSALAARVAEIKQLVLQCMADGKGGFVQEMKGFIEDAEEELKVIKEEQKRVMDVVKRTTEYYQAGASKDPFQVFVIVKDFLAMVDQVCVEIARNQQRRKSSTANYGSQSPNSQESRTKMRFPVLPANFMADKSRNNSSNSDADS